In Pseudovibrio brasiliensis, the following are encoded in one genomic region:
- a CDS encoding motility protein A, which produces MDLATIIGVIAACVTVLIAIFLGGSFSQFVDLPSILIVVGGGLAATLVRFPLNGLLSAFGMGAKLAFTHKKIEPRELVENIAHLAETARKEGPLGLENVEIEEPTLAKGMQYVADGYDYNLIRDSMEKERDLYLTRLNEGARVYRALGDSAPAFGMIGTLVGLVQMLATMDDPSTIGPSMAIALLTTLYGSLIANVVCIPVADKLDSKFEQEELNQTLVIDGVLQIRESKSPSLIREMLLAYIPEKGRSDMIEAAA; this is translated from the coding sequence ATGGATCTAGCCACGATCATCGGCGTTATTGCTGCTTGCGTAACCGTGCTGATAGCTATTTTTCTGGGCGGAAGCTTCAGCCAGTTCGTTGACCTTCCTTCCATTCTGATTGTTGTCGGCGGTGGACTTGCAGCCACGCTTGTCAGGTTTCCCTTAAATGGATTGCTGAGTGCCTTTGGTATGGGCGCAAAACTCGCCTTCACCCATAAGAAGATCGAGCCACGTGAGCTGGTTGAAAACATCGCTCATCTCGCAGAAACCGCTCGTAAAGAAGGCCCGCTCGGTCTCGAAAACGTTGAGATCGAAGAGCCAACCCTCGCAAAAGGCATGCAGTATGTAGCGGACGGTTACGACTACAACCTCATTCGCGATTCCATGGAAAAAGAACGCGACCTCTACCTGACCCGCCTGAACGAAGGCGCGCGCGTATATCGCGCACTCGGTGATTCAGCCCCAGCCTTCGGCATGATCGGAACACTCGTTGGTCTGGTGCAGATGCTTGCGACCATGGATGATCCATCGACCATCGGCCCGTCCATGGCGATCGCGCTTCTGACGACACTCTACGGCTCTCTCATCGCAAACGTGGTGTGTATTCCGGTTGCTGATAAACTTGATTCCAAGTTTGAGCAGGAAGAACTCAACCAGACACTCGTGATCGATGGCGTACTACAGATCCGTGAGAGCAAGAGCCCGTCCCTCATCCGCGAAATGCTGCTGGCTTACATACCTGAAAAGGGTCGCAGCGACATGATCGAAGCAGCGGCATAA
- a CDS encoding OmpA/MotB family protein, giving the protein MAGRKKQAPAGAPGWMVTFADLMSLLVCFFVLIISFSVQDKQKLQVVAGSIKDAFGIKQVTKRAGVLEIEGVPLRDFMKDITYEKQITDADFATESHPEKRKQGPEANTHTTKKADIEKPRQFATAAVSLRQAFQEMPEITEISNNIILEETDEGLNILIVDQEGRSMYPEGSKYPYEITRRLLAKMAPVLAKLPNRVRITGHTTTGQLITSPSETGWELSADRANTARQILSEYGLPSNNIHSVVGKADTEPLFPNDPYLAANRRISILLMAEEPPLPPDFNPYQ; this is encoded by the coding sequence ATGGCAGGCAGAAAAAAACAAGCACCCGCAGGCGCTCCAGGATGGATGGTGACCTTTGCGGACTTGATGTCCCTGCTCGTGTGTTTCTTCGTCCTGATCATCTCATTCTCGGTACAGGATAAACAGAAGCTTCAGGTTGTAGCCGGTTCCATCAAAGACGCATTCGGCATCAAACAGGTGACAAAACGCGCTGGTGTTCTGGAAATTGAAGGTGTGCCACTACGCGACTTCATGAAAGACATCACCTACGAAAAGCAGATCACCGACGCCGACTTTGCAACAGAAAGCCACCCTGAAAAACGCAAGCAAGGCCCGGAAGCAAACACCCACACCACCAAGAAAGCCGATATCGAAAAGCCACGCCAGTTTGCAACGGCTGCGGTTTCCCTGCGCCAGGCGTTTCAGGAAATGCCAGAGATCACCGAGATCTCAAACAACATCATTCTTGAAGAAACTGACGAAGGCCTCAACATCTTGATCGTCGATCAGGAAGGCCGCTCCATGTATCCGGAGGGGTCAAAGTATCCCTACGAGATCACCCGCCGCTTGCTGGCTAAGATGGCCCCTGTTCTGGCCAAACTGCCAAACCGCGTCCGCATCACCGGTCACACCACCACAGGTCAGCTGATCACCTCGCCGAGTGAAACCGGTTGGGAGCTTTCTGCGGATCGCGCCAACACTGCACGCCAAATTCTTTCCGAGTACGGCCTGCCATCCAACAATATTCATTCTGTGGTGGGAAAAGCTGATACGGAGCCTCTCTTCCCGAATGACCCGTATCTTGCAG